From a single Limibacillus halophilus genomic region:
- a CDS encoding disulfide bond formation protein B has protein sequence MQMTAISPRMLLALLLYGSALLLGGAYAFQYIGGLEPCQLCLYQRIPHGLVIAITLVALGVKPKGVALLAVLLSLGLILDISALMAGFHVGVEQKWWEGLPGCSSTAISTDMSIDQLKDAILGREKVVPCDEVVWSLFGISMAGYNFIASMIMAPVAFLGAAVAARSLKRETKQ, from the coding sequence ATGCAGATGACCGCCATATCGCCACGGATGCTCCTGGCATTGCTACTGTACGGCAGCGCCCTGCTTTTAGGGGGGGCCTATGCTTTTCAGTACATCGGCGGATTGGAGCCTTGCCAACTGTGCCTCTATCAACGCATCCCACATGGATTGGTGATCGCCATAACGCTCGTAGCCTTGGGCGTGAAGCCCAAGGGTGTCGCCCTTCTAGCAGTCCTTTTATCACTGGGTTTGATCCTCGATATCAGCGCCCTCATGGCGGGATTCCATGTCGGAGTGGAGCAGAAGTGGTGGGAAGGCCTGCCCGGCTGCAGTTCCACGGCCATCAGCACCGACATGTCGATCGATCAATTGAAAGATGCGATTCTGGGGCGTGAGAAGGTGGTTCCCTGCGACGAGGTCGTCTGGTCGCTGTTCGGCATCTCCATGGCCGGTTACAATTTCATCGCCAGCATGATTATGGCTCCCGTGGCGTTCCTGGGCGCGGCAGTGGCAGCGCGGAGCTTGAAGCGGGAGACGAAACAATGA